In a single window of the Acyrthosiphon pisum isolate AL4f chromosome X, pea_aphid_22Mar2018_4r6ur, whole genome shotgun sequence genome:
- the LOC100164426 gene encoding LIM/homeobox protein Lhx3 isoform X2, with protein sequence MIDSSLHVSNEESDTADWLPNSFLRFFQQDLNNIPVKLLASIPKCGGCQELILDRFILKVLERTWHARCLKCNECGATLADKCFARNGMLFCKDDFFKYGTKCAGCDLGIPPTQIVRRAQDLVYHLQCFACVMCGRTLNTGDEFYLMEDRKLVCKPDYEAAKTKEGGCLDGDQPNKRPRTTITAKQLETLKMAYNNSPKPARHVREQLSQDTGLDMRVVQVWFQNRRAKEKRLKKDAGRSRWSQYFRTMKGSISPRNDKDDLKVDLDSNFSHSHDLESNDSYGTSTLTIDQEHSSPLPGSHHHKFLPGNSSPSSHQYMSSPTQHVTTFTADNGYITVGPAHSAPSELSDNSSTHGFADFPPSPDSWLGETPHRY encoded by the exons ATGATAGATTCGTCTTTGCACGTGAGCAATGAGGAATCGGACACGGCTGATTGGCTGCCCAACTCGTTTTTGAGATTCTTTCAACAGGATCTGAACAACATACCGGTGAAACTCTtag CTAGTATACCAAAGTGTGGTGGCTGTCAAGAATTAATACTAGAcagatttatattaaaagtattggaACGTACTTGGCACGCTCGCTGTTTAAAGTGTAACGAGTGCGGAGCTACACTAGCCGACAAGTGTTTTGCTAGAAACGGAATGCTGTTTTGTAAAGACGACTTCTTTAA GTACGGGACAAAATGCGCCGGTTGCGATTTGGGAATCCCGCCCACGCAAATAGTTCGGAGGGCACAAGATCTCGTCTACCACTTACAATGTTTTGCATGTGTCATGTGTGGTCGTACATTGAATACTGGTGATGAATTTTATCTTATGGAGGATCGGAAATTAGTGTGCAAGCCTGATTACGAAGCAGCGAAAACTAAAG AGGGTGGATGCCTGGATGGCGATCAACCCAATAAACGTCCAAGAACGACTATTACAGCCAAGCAGTTAGAGACATTAAAAATGGCGTATAACAACAGTCCAAAACCAGCTAGACATGTTAGAGAGCAACTAAGTCAAGATACTGGATTAGACATGAGGGTAGTCCAAGTTTGGTTTCAAAACAG ACGTGCAAAAGAAAAAAGACTTAAAAAAGACGCTGGAAGATCACGCTGGAGCCAATATTTCAGAACAATGAAAGGTTCAATTTCGCCTCGAAACGACAAAGACGACCTTAAGGTTGACCTTGATTCGAACTTCAGTCATTCACACg ACTTAGAAAGCAATGACAGTTATGGTACAAGCACTTTAACTATTGACCAAGAACACAGCTCTCCATTACCTGGGAGTCATCACCATAAGTTTTTGCCTGGAAACTCTTCACCATCATCACATCAATACATGTCATCACCCACACAGCACGTTACCACGTTTACAGCAGATAATGGTTACATCACAGTAG gtCCTGCGCATTCTGCGCCATCAGAACTAAGCGACAACAGTAGCACACATGGATTTGCAGATTTCCCACCAAGTCCAGATTCATGGCTGGGAGAAACACCGCacagatattaa
- the LOC100164426 gene encoding LIM/homeobox protein Lhx3 isoform X1: MIDSSLHVSNEESDTADWLPNSFLRFFQQDLNNIPVKLLASIPKCGGCQELILDRFILKVLERTWHARCLKCNECGATLADKCFARNGMLFCKDDFFKRYGTKCAGCDLGIPPTQIVRRAQDLVYHLQCFACVMCGRTLNTGDEFYLMEDRKLVCKPDYEAAKTKEGGCLDGDQPNKRPRTTITAKQLETLKMAYNNSPKPARHVREQLSQDTGLDMRVVQVWFQNRRAKEKRLKKDAGRSRWSQYFRTMKGSISPRNDKDDLKVDLDSNFSHSHDLESNDSYGTSTLTIDQEHSSPLPGSHHHKFLPGNSSPSSHQYMSSPTQHVTTFTADNGYITVGPAHSAPSELSDNSSTHGFADFPPSPDSWLGETPHRY; encoded by the exons ATGATAGATTCGTCTTTGCACGTGAGCAATGAGGAATCGGACACGGCTGATTGGCTGCCCAACTCGTTTTTGAGATTCTTTCAACAGGATCTGAACAACATACCGGTGAAACTCTtag CTAGTATACCAAAGTGTGGTGGCTGTCAAGAATTAATACTAGAcagatttatattaaaagtattggaACGTACTTGGCACGCTCGCTGTTTAAAGTGTAACGAGTGCGGAGCTACACTAGCCGACAAGTGTTTTGCTAGAAACGGAATGCTGTTTTGTAAAGACGACTTCTTTAA AAGGTACGGGACAAAATGCGCCGGTTGCGATTTGGGAATCCCGCCCACGCAAATAGTTCGGAGGGCACAAGATCTCGTCTACCACTTACAATGTTTTGCATGTGTCATGTGTGGTCGTACATTGAATACTGGTGATGAATTTTATCTTATGGAGGATCGGAAATTAGTGTGCAAGCCTGATTACGAAGCAGCGAAAACTAAAG AGGGTGGATGCCTGGATGGCGATCAACCCAATAAACGTCCAAGAACGACTATTACAGCCAAGCAGTTAGAGACATTAAAAATGGCGTATAACAACAGTCCAAAACCAGCTAGACATGTTAGAGAGCAACTAAGTCAAGATACTGGATTAGACATGAGGGTAGTCCAAGTTTGGTTTCAAAACAG ACGTGCAAAAGAAAAAAGACTTAAAAAAGACGCTGGAAGATCACGCTGGAGCCAATATTTCAGAACAATGAAAGGTTCAATTTCGCCTCGAAACGACAAAGACGACCTTAAGGTTGACCTTGATTCGAACTTCAGTCATTCACACg ACTTAGAAAGCAATGACAGTTATGGTACAAGCACTTTAACTATTGACCAAGAACACAGCTCTCCATTACCTGGGAGTCATCACCATAAGTTTTTGCCTGGAAACTCTTCACCATCATCACATCAATACATGTCATCACCCACACAGCACGTTACCACGTTTACAGCAGATAATGGTTACATCACAGTAG gtCCTGCGCATTCTGCGCCATCAGAACTAAGCGACAACAGTAGCACACATGGATTTGCAGATTTCCCACCAAGTCCAGATTCATGGCTGGGAGAAACACCGCacagatattaa